Below is a genomic region from Deltaproteobacteria bacterium.
CGCCTGATCGAGCAGGCCGGGGCCGATGCGCTCGAACTCAACGTCTACCACGTCGCCACCGATCCGGCCGAGACCAGCGAGAGCGTCGAGCAGCGGGTGTACGAGATCGCCGGCACGGTGAAGGGCGAGGTCAGCATCCCGGTGGCGATCAAGCTGGCGCACTTCTTCTCGGCCATCCCGCATCTGGCGCGCAAGCTCGACCAGTTGGGTGTCGATGGCCTGGTGCTCTTCAACCGCTTCTATCACCCGGACATCGACCTCGAGGAGTTGGACGTGATTCCGCGCCTGCACCTCTCCGAGCCCTACGAGCTACTGTTGCGCCTGCACTGGCTGGCGATTCTGTCGGGGCGGGTGCGCGCCTCACTGGCAGTGACTGGAGGAGTGCATTCGGCGGAGGATGCCCTCAAGGCGGTGATGGCCGGGGCGCACGCGGTGCAGTTGGTCTCGGCGCTGTTGCGGCACGGCCCCGCGCATCTGGGCGTAGTGCTCAGCGGCATGCGCCAGTGGCTCGAAGCTCACGAATACGAATCGCTGGCGCAAATGCGCGGCAGCATGAATCTCGAGCGCTGCCCCAACCCCGGCGCCCTCATGCGCGGCAACTACATGCGCGTGCTGCAGAGCTGGCGGCCGCGAGCGTGAAGCATGGCCCAACGCCAGCCACCGCGGAGAAGCTTAAGAAAGCGGCTACGACCCGTGCCGGCTTGTCGGGCTGGCCACCAGCCACTTGCCGCCCAAGCCCTCGATGCGGCAGTCGCTCCGCACTACCCCCTCGTGCTGCAAGCTGGCGACGGCGCGGGTGGCGAGCTGGCGGCTTGCCAGCACCCCGGCCAAGTCATTGAAGCTAGCGTAGACGACTGCCTGGAGGTAGCGGCGGGCGAGGGCAACCGCAGCCGCCTCCAGTCCGAGCCGCCGCGCCGGAGCCACACGCTCGCCGTAGCGCCGCGCCACCAGGTCCCAAACGTAGGTGAAGGGATCGTAGCGCACCTCGCGCATCGACACATACAGCCGCTGTTGCAGCTCGGCCATGGCGGCATCGAAAACGCGCCGCTGGCGTGGGCGTGCCAGGTTGCTCGCCAGCTTGAGGGCAAAGGTGTCTTGCGGACCATCGCGGTCGAGCGAGTCGAGCACGGCCTTGGCCGCCGCCGACAGCAACCCGTCGCGGTACGCCCGCAGATAGTCTTGTTCGGGCCCGAAGAGCCGATAGACGGCCGGAAAGATGTCCCAGGCCACGAACGTGGGTTTCTTGCGGATCAACTTGCCGTAGAACACCTTGCCGGCCGCCGGCAGCTGGTCCTTCAGCTCCCAGGCCAGGCCCACCTCGCTATCGTGGTGGCTGTGCTGCGGGAACCGCGGGTCGCGCCGCCCACACACCGCCACCCACAAGCAGGGCAAATTCAAGCTGCGGGCGGCAAACAACGAGGCCAAGCCGACCTCCTCGATGAAGCCCAACGCCCGCCGGGCGCTGCGCACCTGCAACGCCGGCAGCCGCCTAAAGCTGCGATCGCGCCGCGCCTCGAGTGCTTCCAGGGGGATGGCCGCCACAGTGGCGTGCCGGGCTGCATGAAAATTCGCCGGCATAGTTGTCCTGTCCTTAAAACACAGTAAGAGTAAGGTAAAGGAGGTTGCGATGCCTGAAGACACCTTGACGATCATCGATAACCGTACCGGCAAGAAGTACACCGTTGCCATCAAGGACGGCACCGTCCGCGCCGCGGATCTGGCCCAGATCAAGAACGACGCCGACAGCCCCGGACTGATGAGCTACGACCCGGCGTTCGGTAACACCGCCGCCTGCCGCAGCGCGATCACCTACATTGACGGCGACCGCGGCATCCTGCGCTACCGCGGCTACCCGATCGAACAGCTGGCGGAGAAGAGTACCTTCCTCGAGGTTGCTTACCTGGTCATGAATGGCGAGCTACCCGCGGGCGCGCAACTCAAGGCCTTCACGCACAACATCACCACCCACACGATCTTGCACGAGAACATCAAGCAGTTCATCGACGGCTTCCACTACGATGCCCACCCGATGGGTATTCTGGTCAGCTCGGTGGGCGCGCTGTCGACTTTCTACCCCGATGCCAAGCGCATCTTCGACGACGACTCGCGCAAGACCCAGGCTCACCGTCTGATCGCCAAGATGCCGACTCTGGCGGCCTTCGCCTACCGGCATTCGGTGGGCATGCCCTACGCCTATCCCGACAACGACCTCAGCTACGCCGGCAACTTCCTCAACATGCTGTTCAAGAAGACCGAGCTGAAGTACACGCCCAATCCGGTGATCGAGCGCGCGCTCGACGTGCTCTTCATCCTCCACGCCGACCACGAACAGAACTGCTCGACCAACGCGATGCGCTGCGTCGGCAGCTCGCACGCCGATCCGTTCTCGGCCGTGGCCGCCGCCACCGCGGCATTGTACGGCCCGCTGCACGGCGGCGCCAACGAGGCGGTGGTCCGCATGCTGCAAGAGATCGGCGGCGTCGCCAACATTCCGGCCTACATCAAGCGGGTGAAGGCGGGCGAAGTGCGGCTGATGGGCTTCGGCCATCGCATCTACAAGAACTACGACCCCCGCGCCAAGATCATCAAGCGCATTGCCGACGAAGTGCTCGAGGTCACCGGGCGCAATCCGTTGCTCGACATCGCCGTCGAGCTGGAACGGATCGCGCTCGCGGATGAATACTTCGTGTCGCGCAAGCTCTACCCCAACGTCGATTTCTACTCCGGCATCATCTACCAGGCGATGAGCTTCCCGACCGACATGTTCCCGGTGCTGTTCGCGATCGGGCGCACCCCCGGCTGGATTGCGCAATGGACCGAGATGCTGCTCGACGACGAGCAGCGCATCGCCCGCCCGCGCCAGGTTTACACCGGGCACGCCGTGCGCGACTACGTGCCGCTGGAGCGGCGCTCTTAGCGCTGCTTTTCACAAGTGGTGAGGGGATCAGCGGCGGGGCAACGCTGCCCGCCGGCAGCTCCGTCTCTGCCGCCCCCGGAACTCGGTTTCCGGCGGACGCGGCGTGGAGCCACAGCGGCGCATGACCTCCGGGCCTCGCCGAAGTTGAGCAGAAACCCCAGCTGTCACTGCGTCAGGCGCAAGCAGGGCTGGATCTGTTCGCGGCGAGCGGCCGTGGCATGCGCCACGGACTTGAGCTCGAGGATGACCGTCCCCTCAACCACGGGGTCCGCCCGGCGGCGGCGCGGCCAGGCAGGTCTCACCTTCACACGATGCCTCGGGCGTGCCCCTTGTGACGAATCGACGTCGCCGCATTCGTGCGATGGTCTCTAAGCAGCCTTGACTCCCCAGCGCCGCGTCAGCTCAATCAACTGCTCCGCATGCTGGGGCCAATCATGCAACGTCTCGGGGTCGAAGTCGGCACCATTCGGCCACACCAGCGTGTGGACCTCGGGATCGATGCGCACCTGCCTGAACACCGCCTGATCAAGGAGTGCCTGATAGATCTCACCAGCGAGGACCGGCTCGAAGTTGATCGTCTGTTCGGTCGCGTCGTCGAATCGAACGCGCAGCGTGTACGGACCGACGATCTCGAACGAGTCGACGCGACAAATGCGATGCTCCATCATTTCTTCCCTACGCCAGGGGCGCAATCGGCCGCGGCCTGCGCCCAGCTTGAAGCAACTGCCAGTCCGCCAGCAATTCGGCCTGATGGAGTTCCGCCCACGCCTCGACCAAGCGTCGTTTACATCCTGGCCAGCAAACGGAACGGCACGCTGTACATTGGGGTGACCTCAGAGCTGGCAACGCCGGGTGTGGCAGCATAAGAGTAAGGTAGTGGAGGGTTTTTTCCCAAGTATGGCGTTGACAAGCTGATCTACTACGAAGCGCAGGGCTGCGCAGAGACCGCAATCGTGCGGGAGAAGCAGCTGAAGAAGTGGCGCCGCGCCTGGAAGATGACAAATTGCGTCCCTTGCCGTGACCGAGCTTGAGTTCGATGGACACCGTGTAAGCGGCGCGATTTGGTTCGGCGACTCCGCGCCCTTGGTTTCGACGGACCGTATGCGGGCACGCGCCATCACTTCATGGTCCATGGCGAACATCGCCTGGCCGTGCCCTCAAACGCCGAGTATTCCGTGCCGCAACTTCGCATGCTGATTGCTGAGATCGAAGCGATCATGGGGCGCGAACTCTCGGGAGGAGAGCGGCCTCGGCTCTGTGCCAGTTCGTTGCCGATTGCCCACCTGCCTACTGCCCTCTGCCTACTGCGTGCGTACTGTCTCCTCCCCCGCATCCCGTCAGCGCGTTGTTCACGGCCCGCACCAGTTCATCCACGGTGACGCTGCTGCTGTCGTCAGTGTCGAAAGACGGGCAATCATCCAGCGGCTGCTGGCCGAGGGCGATGTTGCCGCCCTCGGCCAACTCGGCGGCGGCTGACTTGGTGTTGCGGAAGCTTGTCCCAAAACCTGTATGGGTATAGCATACCATCAAAATGATCGACCTCTCCGAAGGGCCCTTCCATCGCAAGGTTCAGCTCACGGACGACCTTCTGTTGGAGGTGATCATTCGAGAGGTGCGCGGTGGTCCGCATTATCCGCAGGGAATTCGCTACCGCTGCTATTTGGGAAACCCGAAGACGAACGACGTGATTGTCCTCTACGACATCCATCCCGGCAAGTCCCACCATCGTCACGTAAGGGGCCGGCAGCGGCGGTACCGGTTCACGACCCCCGCGCAGCTCTGGGACGATTTCGTGGCGGACGTAGAGGCAGTATTGCGAGGCGAGTTATGAAAGTGCGCCGCATCAAGATCGGCATCAAAGACTGGGCGGAAAACAAGCGAGAACTCCGGGACGTGTTCAGACGCCTCGGAGCCGGCAAGAAACCGCCGGCTGAGGACGCGCTCTACTTTCGGGACATTGCCACCTTTCGGCGATGTCTGACTCCAAAGCGGCTCGAACTGCTGTGGGTGATCGGGGAGAAGCGGCCGCAGTCGGTCCGGGAGCTGGCAGCGATGGTGAAGCGCGAGCCCAAGAACGTCAACGAAGACCTCGGCTATCTCGCGAGCGTCGGCCTCGTG
It encodes:
- a CDS encoding dihydroorotate dehydrogenase-like protein, whose translation is MDLSTTYLGLELPHPLMPGASPLVDDLDTVKRLEDAGAAAIVMHSLFEEQIEQDQLGFVHHVESYAESYAEALWYFPHPDEYSLGPERYLNQVRRIKETVAVPVIGSLNGHSATGWLEYARLIEQAGADALELNVYHVATDPAETSESVEQRVYEIAGTVKGEVSIPVAIKLAHFFSAIPHLARKLDQLGVDGLVLFNRFYHPDIDLEELDVIPRLHLSEPYELLLRLHWLAILSGRVRASLAVTGGVHSAEDALKAVMAGAHAVQLVSALLRHGPAHLGVVLSGMRQWLEAHEYESLAQMRGSMNLERCPNPGALMRGNYMRVLQSWRPRA
- a CDS encoding citrate synthase translates to MPEDTLTIIDNRTGKKYTVAIKDGTVRAADLAQIKNDADSPGLMSYDPAFGNTAACRSAITYIDGDRGILRYRGYPIEQLAEKSTFLEVAYLVMNGELPAGAQLKAFTHNITTHTILHENIKQFIDGFHYDAHPMGILVSSVGALSTFYPDAKRIFDDDSRKTQAHRLIAKMPTLAAFAYRHSVGMPYAYPDNDLSYAGNFLNMLFKKTELKYTPNPVIERALDVLFILHADHEQNCSTNAMRCVGSSHADPFSAVAAATAALYGPLHGGANEAVVRMLQEIGGVANIPAYIKRVKAGEVRLMGFGHRIYKNYDPRAKIIKRIADEVLEVTGRNPLLDIAVELERIALADEYFVSRKLYPNVDFYSGIIYQAMSFPTDMFPVLFAIGRTPGWIAQWTEMLLDDEQRIARPRQVYTGHAVRDYVPLERRS
- a CDS encoding DUF2442 domain-containing protein, translating into MEHRICRVDSFEIVGPYTLRVRFDDATEQTINFEPVLAGEIYQALLDQAVFRQVRIDPEVHTLVWPNGADFDPETLHDWPQHAEQLIELTRRWGVKAA